One Nitrospinota bacterium genomic region harbors:
- a CDS encoding beta-propeller fold lactonase family protein: MKKYVAYFMAIAVASVFSWSTTAEAKKVVLTEFDKRDWHVTEGQDNDSPLRDYAILYDAGGVDGALGVIGIPSMRTYRHIRCGVDLHNFPFSGSNAGNNNGTPDGKYLYVSDKGSDTIAEVNLQTGWVERIFALPKPFGIHHSAALAPNGKYLFATGELTGKMLKLRLEDGATTVLDIPPAPSAPDYPDTSKDGKYVFSGNYYHSAIMVFSQDPFKLIKEIPVGKNPHGTNVSPTNRIVAVCDKLSATISVIDVEQLRVAKVIPVGAGPLHNQFDTLGKYDYISCFVSDSTSKLDMQRMQLVDEFPIHYRVGHNSIAPDNGYYVSQNKFSTGLFTPTGIVFAVNFELQDIDESSDTYGKSVKIIPVDGEPHEGRMIFASYIQRWNTGKGEELFSKGYNLGDYHVSFDVGPGVNSKTRPQLEPAHWKNTKKYWIARDNGKPGITKEGDVHVIRIKAFSYGYVPRFIHVPQGAKVRIIFTNIDKAAGLTKNPDVTMGMAIYGHYGFRTMIIGPRGMSAVAEFEADRAGEYEFYCQHFCGPLHLEMRGTFFVDPKGKQASLAVGDYDRVAQQEQLVDEGEREWLVGTNRLLNKLKEGNEPTI; the protein is encoded by the coding sequence TTGAAAAAATATGTTGCCTATTTTATGGCGATAGCTGTTGCGTCCGTGTTTTCATGGAGCACAACGGCAGAAGCTAAAAAAGTAGTGCTGACCGAGTTTGATAAACGCGATTGGCACGTAACAGAAGGCCAGGATAACGACTCCCCGTTACGCGACTACGCAATTCTTTATGATGCGGGTGGTGTTGACGGTGCTCTGGGCGTTATCGGTATACCTTCAATGAGGACCTACAGGCACATCAGGTGTGGTGTTGACTTGCACAACTTCCCATTTTCGGGATCAAACGCAGGTAACAACAACGGTACTCCGGACGGTAAATATCTCTATGTTTCCGATAAGGGTTCCGACACAATTGCCGAGGTAAACCTGCAGACAGGTTGGGTTGAGAGAATTTTCGCTCTGCCGAAACCTTTTGGTATCCATCACAGTGCGGCTCTTGCACCGAACGGTAAATACCTCTTCGCAACTGGAGAGCTTACCGGTAAAATGCTCAAGCTTCGCCTTGAAGATGGCGCTACCACAGTTCTTGATATTCCGCCTGCACCTAGCGCACCGGACTATCCTGACACCAGCAAAGATGGTAAATACGTTTTCTCCGGAAACTATTATCACTCGGCTATTATGGTGTTCAGCCAGGATCCCTTTAAGCTTATTAAAGAGATTCCAGTTGGTAAGAACCCACACGGTACGAACGTAAGCCCGACAAACAGGATCGTAGCAGTCTGCGATAAACTCTCAGCTACCATTTCGGTTATCGACGTGGAACAGCTCAGGGTCGCAAAAGTTATTCCTGTTGGTGCGGGTCCGCTTCACAACCAGTTCGACACGCTTGGAAAGTACGACTACATTTCCTGCTTCGTGTCTGACTCTACTTCGAAACTCGATATGCAGAGAATGCAGTTGGTTGACGAGTTCCCGATTCACTACCGCGTTGGTCACAACTCAATAGCTCCTGACAACGGGTACTATGTTTCGCAGAACAAGTTCTCCACCGGTCTCTTTACTCCGACCGGTATCGTTTTCGCAGTTAACTTCGAGCTTCAGGATATCGACGAGTCTTCCGACACATACGGTAAGTCCGTTAAGATCATCCCTGTTGACGGCGAGCCGCATGAAGGAAGGATGATTTTCGCATCCTACATTCAGAGGTGGAACACCGGTAAGGGCGAAGAGCTCTTCTCGAAAGGTTATAACCTTGGTGACTACCATGTAAGCTTTGATGTTGGACCTGGTGTCAACAGCAAAACAAGGCCTCAGCTTGAGCCTGCTCACTGGAAAAACACCAAGAAATACTGGATCGCAAGGGATAACGGTAAACCTGGTATAACAAAAGAAGGCGATGTTCATGTTATTCGCATAAAAGCCTTCTCATACGGTTATGTTCCAAGGTTTATCCACGTTCCTCAGGGCGCGAAAGTCCGCATAATCTTCACAAACATCGACAAAGCGGCCGGTCTTACAAAGAACCCGGACGTTACGATGGGTATGGCAATATACGGTCACTACGGCTTCAGGACCATGATCATTGGTCCTCGCGGTATGTCGGCTGTTGCCGAGTTTGAAGCAGATAGAGCGGGCGAGTACGAGTTCTACTGCCAGCACTTCTGTGGTCCGTTGCACCTTGAGATGCGCGGTACCTTCTTCGTTGATCCGAAAGGAAAACAGGCTTCTCTTGCAGTTGGTGACTACGACCGCGTAGCACAGCAGGAACAGCTGGTAGACGAGGGAGAGCGCGAGTGGCTTGTTGGTACAAACAGGCTCCTTAACAAGCTCAAAGAGGGTAACGAACCCACCATATAG